A stretch of the Fusobacterium varium genome encodes the following:
- a CDS encoding putative glycosyltransferase produces MIPKKLHYIWLGNNSKPNLMDICINSWREKLPDYEIIEWNESNLDFENEINSNTFLKECLERKLWAFLSDYFRMKVLYENGGIYLDTDMQIIKSLDEFLKDDFFIGLESEDVISAGIIGAVPHNEVVKDIMNFYKQDIWNEPIYTIPSIITRVLKKKYSFELKNEIISIKDGDIKIYPSNYFYPYHFTEEFQYSKITEKTYGIHWWGKSWGKKKDLKKLYFLEFKHFRGIKKILVNILIYTGMLKFVKEWKILKIANRKINF; encoded by the coding sequence ATGATACCTAAAAAACTACATTATATATGGCTTGGAAATAATTCAAAGCCAAATTTGATGGATATATGTATCAATTCTTGGAGGGAAAAACTTCCAGATTATGAAATTATAGAATGGAATGAGAGTAATTTAGATTTTGAAAATGAAATAAATAGTAATACTTTTTTGAAAGAGTGTCTGGAAAGAAAACTCTGGGCTTTTTTATCTGATTATTTTAGAATGAAGGTTTTATATGAAAATGGAGGTATTTATTTAGATACTGATATGCAGATTATAAAAAGTCTAGATGAATTTTTAAAAGATGACTTTTTCATTGGATTAGAAAGTGAAGATGTAATAAGTGCAGGAATAATAGGAGCAGTACCACATAATGAAGTAGTAAAAGATATAATGAATTTTTATAAGCAAGATATATGGAATGAACCTATTTATACAATTCCGTCTATAATAACAAGAGTATTAAAGAAAAAATATTCTTTTGAATTAAAAAATGAAATAATAAGTATTAAAGATGGAGATATAAAGATATATCCATCTAATTATTTTTATCCTTATCATTTTACAGAAGAGTTTCAATATTCTAAAATAACTGAAAAAACTTATGGAATACATTGGTGGGGAAAAAGCTGGGGAAAGAAGAAAGATTTAAAAAAATTATATTTTCTTGAATTTAAACATTTCAGAGGAATAAAAAAAATATTGGTAAATATTCTTATCTATACAGGAATGCTAAAGTTTGTTAAGGAATGGAAAATACTGAAAATAGCTAATAGAAAGATTAATTTTTAA
- a CDS encoding polysaccharide biosynthesis protein, whose product MNRLKNLLQDKLVRNFLNIFSGDAIGSVLSIVSISFVTKGIGMEKYGFIVLIQGIASLVDGIFNFQSWQGFIKFFPAAKDDDGEVKKLIKFSYILDIVTALIAFIILNSAGMLIKKIYNFTPQEMFLLVIFSFYIIFNIQGTPVGILRSFDRFDMLRNQRVITSIYNFIMLGVGFYLKLDLGYFVFVYLSSNILNGLLINIFAIIVLKKRKLLGFIFQKSSFNKEFFKFTCLTNVNSSLDIPVQYFDNLLIGKMLSLEQLGIYKICKTVAIVLDKVGTPIYQTLYPYFCETIARKDVKEVFRKFLKVSALLLGVCTIMVVGLNVVGFYLFSQFFSKLVLNYKFEINLYIIMKSLGTVFIAVHPLFLSLGYIKVETRIIFIANLIYMGVLFPLIKNYGLSGVIAAYGVQVVLIVGMKMWYILSKREKISFENQDQDSSNDYYN is encoded by the coding sequence ATGAATAGATTAAAAAATTTACTGCAAGATAAACTGGTAAGAAATTTTCTCAATATATTCAGTGGAGATGCCATTGGATCAGTACTTTCAATTGTTTCTATATCTTTTGTGACAAAAGGTATAGGAATGGAGAAATATGGTTTTATAGTTTTGATACAGGGAATAGCTTCGTTGGTAGATGGAATATTTAATTTTCAATCATGGCAGGGATTTATAAAATTTTTTCCAGCAGCAAAAGATGATGATGGCGAAGTAAAAAAACTTATAAAATTTAGTTATATTCTGGATATAGTGACCGCACTAATAGCTTTTATCATATTAAATTCAGCAGGAATGCTGATAAAGAAAATTTATAACTTTACTCCTCAGGAAATGTTTTTATTAGTAATATTTTCTTTTTATATAATTTTTAATATACAAGGAACACCTGTTGGTATATTAAGAAGTTTTGATAGATTTGATATGTTGAGAAACCAAAGAGTGATAACTTCAATATATAATTTTATTATGCTAGGAGTTGGGTTTTATCTGAAACTGGATTTAGGATATTTTGTTTTTGTATATCTTTCATCAAATATATTAAATGGGTTACTAATAAATATTTTTGCAATAATAGTGTTGAAAAAAAGAAAACTACTTGGATTTATTTTTCAAAAGTCCAGTTTTAATAAAGAATTTTTTAAATTTACTTGTCTTACTAATGTAAATTCAAGTTTGGACATACCAGTACAATATTTTGATAATCTTTTGATAGGAAAAATGTTATCATTGGAGCAGTTGGGAATATATAAAATTTGTAAAACAGTAGCTATTGTACTTGATAAAGTGGGGACTCCTATTTATCAAACATTATATCCGTATTTTTGTGAAACAATTGCAAGAAAAGATGTTAAGGAAGTATTTAGAAAATTTTTGAAAGTATCTGCTCTTCTTTTAGGTGTATGTACTATAATGGTAGTAGGGCTAAATGTAGTAGGCTTTTATCTTTTTTCACAATTTTTCAGCAAACTTGTATTAAATTATAAATTTGAAATAAATTTATATATTATAATGAAATCTTTGGGAACAGTGTTTATAGCAGTCCATCCTCTTTTTCTGTCATTAGGATATATAAAAGTAGAAACAAGAATAATTTTTATAGCTAATCTGATATATATGGGAGTTTTATTTCCTTTGATAAAAAATTATGGATTGAGTGGAGTAATTGCAGCTTATGGAGTACAGGTTGTATTGATTGTTGGAATGAAAATGTGGTATATTCTTTCTAAGAGAGAAAAAATATCTTTTGAAAATCAAGATCAGGACAGCAGTAATGACTATTATAATTAA
- a CDS encoding two-component system sensor histidine kinase: protein MKKLSDELQKSYYILVFIFSFSCLGLLYIFASYMIKVSSADITTTNIFIDYELNEFTEKLEKNIPIDELFKGALEECPKIDNVFVIFTYQGKIYSNSEIYPKELQLKDQDEIQNIGFYDYQSLHRTIYINGIDPIDLKIIKDLKGDKLIFFRAIGIAGVWIIFTLVIGIYISKKFYNKFIPPLRNIQEITNKINLDSLDTDVKTENNFIEFISIIHSYKNMLSRLKKQTDAQIDFVNSASHELKTPIFIIGGYVDLIKRWGASDKNILMESLDSIEDETKNMSTLVTKLLFLAKDNKDSLDFQKIYVSNVIEEIIEHLKLIYPKQEINFSPNNAVIYSDPYLIKQLFLNLIENAVKYGLNNPIDISISQSNNITISIKDYGIGISKEDLEHIFDRFFRVDKARSRNMGSHGLGLSIVKNIIEVLKGDLEIKSELNKGTTVHVTLPFSLK, encoded by the coding sequence ATGAAAAAATTATCTGATGAACTCCAAAAAAGTTATTATATTCTTGTATTTATATTTTCATTTTCATGTCTTGGTCTTCTTTATATATTTGCTTCATACATGATAAAAGTTTCAAGTGCAGATATAACAACAACAAACATATTTATAGACTATGAATTAAACGAATTTACTGAAAAATTAGAAAAAAATATTCCTATAGATGAGTTATTTAAAGGAGCCTTAGAGGAATGTCCCAAAATAGATAATGTTTTTGTTATATTCACTTATCAGGGAAAAATATACTCCAATAGTGAAATCTATCCAAAAGAATTACAATTAAAAGATCAGGATGAAATACAAAATATAGGTTTCTATGATTACCAATCTCTTCATAGAACAATTTATATTAATGGAATTGATCCCATTGATTTAAAAATAATAAAAGATTTAAAGGGAGATAAACTTATATTTTTTAGAGCTATAGGAATAGCAGGTGTATGGATTATCTTTACTTTAGTTATTGGTATCTATATATCAAAAAAATTCTATAATAAATTTATTCCTCCTTTAAGAAATATTCAAGAGATAACAAATAAAATCAATCTTGATTCTTTAGATACTGATGTAAAAACAGAAAATAACTTTATCGAATTTATTTCTATTATACATTCATATAAAAACATGCTCAGCAGATTAAAAAAACAAACTGATGCTCAGATAGATTTTGTAAACAGTGCTTCTCATGAGCTTAAGACTCCTATTTTTATAATTGGAGGATATGTAGATTTAATAAAAAGATGGGGTGCATCTGATAAAAATATATTAATGGAATCTTTAGATTCTATCGAAGATGAAACTAAAAATATGAGTACATTAGTTACTAAGCTATTATTTCTGGCTAAGGACAATAAGGACAGTCTTGATTTCCAAAAGATATATGTATCCAATGTTATTGAGGAAATAATAGAACATCTCAAATTAATATATCCAAAACAGGAAATAAATTTTAGTCCAAACAATGCAGTTATCTATTCTGATCCTTATCTTATAAAACAGCTTTTTCTTAATTTAATAGAAAATGCTGTGAAATATGGATTAAATAACCCTATTGATATCTCCATATCTCAAAGTAATAATATTACAATATCTATTAAAGATTATGGTATTGGAATAAGCAAAGAAGATCTGGAACATATTTTTGATAGATTTTTCAGAGTCGATAAAGCAAGAAGCAGAAATATGGGAAGTCATGGATTAGGATTATCAATTGTTAAAAATATAATAGAAGTTCTGAAAGGTGACCTTGAAATAAAAAGTGAGCTAAATAAAGGAACTACTGTACATGTAACCTTACCTTTTTCACTAAAATAA
- a CDS encoding two-component system response regulator — MKNILIIEDEKKIRRYLQLELEHEKYSVDTAQDGEEGIEKFKNNFYDIILLDLMMPKFSGEEVCKIIRKTSNIPIIVLTAKDQTLNKVELLDMGADDYLTKPFEIEELFARIRVALRNKSNFTNTDYIYYDILKLDLKTNALYKNEKEISLTKTEYNLFHYLLLNKELVVSREKILNEVWGYDYMGEEKIVDVYINALRKKIDYDENKFIHTVRGFGYVLKKDDEKRG, encoded by the coding sequence ATGAAAAATATTTTGATAATAGAGGATGAAAAAAAAATAAGAAGATATCTGCAGCTTGAATTAGAACATGAAAAATACTCAGTTGATACTGCTCAAGATGGAGAAGAAGGAATAGAAAAATTTAAAAATAACTTCTATGATATTATTCTTCTTGATCTTATGATGCCAAAATTTTCTGGAGAAGAAGTGTGTAAAATAATACGAAAAACTTCTAATATTCCTATAATAGTTCTTACAGCTAAAGATCAAACATTAAATAAAGTAGAACTTTTAGATATGGGAGCTGATGATTATCTTACTAAACCTTTTGAAATTGAAGAATTATTTGCAAGAATAAGGGTTGCTTTAAGAAATAAATCTAATTTTACTAACACAGATTACATATATTATGATATATTAAAATTAGACCTTAAAACTAATGCTCTATACAAAAATGAAAAAGAAATTTCTCTCACTAAAACCGAGTATAATCTCTTTCATTATCTTTTATTAAATAAAGAATTAGTTGTATCTCGTGAAAAAATACTTAATGAAGTATGGGGATATGACTATATGGGAGAAGAAAAAATAGTTGATGTCTATATCAATGCTTTGAGAAAGAAAATTGATTATGATGAAAATAAGTTTATTCATACAGTAAGAGGTTTTGGATATGTATTAAAAAAAGATGATGAAAAGAGAGGTTAA
- a CDS encoding putative glycosyltransferase: MERISVIAPVYNEKENIKRFIEKVEGALKKRFDSYEIILIDDGSTDGSREILDKEAERNGHVKVYHFTKNNGQTAALAAGFKICTGELVVTMDSDLQTNPEDIYVLLAYINDYDMVNGRRATREDGIKKKISSFVGNGIRNLITGDDIQDTGCPLKLFKKEVVDTFYLYEGMHRFLPTLSKINGFKVIEVPVRHYDREYGQSKYGVFNRLFKGLKDAFAVRWMKKRKLSYVIERGE, translated from the coding sequence ATGGAAAGAATTTCAGTTATTGCCCCTGTTTATAATGAAAAAGAAAATATTAAAAGATTTATAGAAAAAGTAGAAGGGGCATTGAAAAAAAGATTTGATTCTTATGAAATCATTTTAATAGATGATGGAAGTACAGATGGGAGCAGAGAGATATTAGATAAAGAAGCTGAAAGAAATGGACATGTAAAAGTGTATCACTTTACAAAAAATAATGGACAGACTGCAGCTTTGGCAGCAGGCTTTAAAATATGTACAGGTGAACTTGTTGTAACTATGGATTCAGATCTTCAGACTAATCCTGAAGATATATATGTACTTCTTGCATATATTAATGATTATGACATGGTAAATGGAAGAAGAGCTACAAGAGAAGATGGAATAAAGAAAAAAATATCATCTTTTGTAGGAAATGGAATAAGAAATTTAATTACAGGAGATGATATACAGGATACAGGATGTCCACTTAAATTATTCAAAAAAGAAGTGGTAGATACTTTTTACCTTTATGAAGGAATGCACAGATTTTTACCAACTCTTTCTAAAATAAATGGATTTAAAGTAATAGAAGTACCAGTAAGACATTATGATAGAGAATATGGACAATCTAAGTATGGAGTTTTTAACAGGTTATTTAAAGGATTAAAAGATGCTTTTGCAGTTAGATGGATGAAAAAAAGAAAACTTTCATATGTGATAGAAAGAGGAGAATAG
- a CDS encoding putative membrane protein, which translates to MSSEDKKYSLIILILSIVSFFSNLWVKDADLMEARNFIAAREMVESGNWLIPTLNGNLRFEKPPLPTWITAGIMKLFHNTTDEFLLRIPVAIISVILIFLIYYFVKTLTEKSLYSFIAAFISLTTFMLIKIGNENSWDMYSYVFAFGAVVFFTAGIKKEKINSFIISGIFLACSILSKGPVALYGLTVPFIISYGYVYGTEKYKKNWKSILIMLGTAVLLSGIWPVLMLLNYREIFLNVMEKEKDTWTSKHTQGILFYLDYFIYMGIWIFFSAFGMIKKWSKERAEDKKFFDFIFLWNLLVLVLLSLIKMKKKRYGIPIYITSSLMVASICSYYYQKGWNELKKSDRLLFQIQSIFIWVVSLGIPIFLLIGRYIKKDISLSYILIVLTIMIPFYCWMYIAKNHKARVKNIILGSGILMLIANNTTNWFIEREIREKNDKNIPKISMAKKNPIQWEVYSEDFEIEDVWNIGKQIKKFDEKMLLKDEFVILENDELDMEKFKNYFIVDKKIFTRGNDDIVKLFYLEKLEDINEDFDNRSSRVHRFAFNRGIIENR; encoded by the coding sequence ATGTCTAGTGAAGATAAGAAATATTCATTAATAATCTTGATTTTATCAATTGTATCATTTTTTTCTAACTTATGGGTAAAAGATGCAGACTTGATGGAGGCAAGAAACTTTATAGCAGCTAGAGAAATGGTAGAAAGCGGAAATTGGCTGATACCAACATTAAACGGAAATTTAAGATTTGAAAAGCCACCTCTTCCAACATGGATAACAGCAGGAATTATGAAATTATTTCATAATACAACAGATGAATTTTTATTGAGAATACCTGTAGCTATTATATCTGTTATACTGATTTTTCTTATTTATTATTTTGTAAAGACATTAACTGAAAAAAGTTTATATAGTTTTATAGCTGCATTTATTTCTCTTACAACTTTTATGTTGATAAAAATAGGAAATGAAAATAGCTGGGATATGTATAGTTATGTTTTCGCTTTTGGAGCAGTAGTTTTTTTCACTGCTGGAATAAAAAAGGAAAAAATAAACAGCTTTATTATAAGTGGAATATTTTTAGCCTGTTCCATACTAAGTAAAGGACCAGTAGCTTTATATGGGCTAACAGTTCCTTTTATAATTTCATATGGATATGTTTATGGAACGGAGAAATATAAGAAGAATTGGAAAAGTATTTTGATAATGCTTGGAACAGCAGTTCTTTTATCAGGAATATGGCCAGTTTTAATGCTGTTAAATTATAGAGAGATTTTTTTAAATGTAATGGAAAAAGAGAAAGATACATGGACATCAAAACATACACAAGGAATATTATTCTATCTGGATTATTTTATATATATGGGAATATGGATATTTTTCTCAGCATTTGGAATGATAAAAAAATGGAGCAAGGAAAGAGCAGAAGATAAAAAATTTTTTGATTTTATTTTTTTATGGAATTTGTTAGTGTTAGTATTGTTATCTCTAATAAAAATGAAAAAGAAAAGATATGGGATTCCTATATATATAACTTCAAGTTTAATGGTTGCTTCTATATGCAGTTACTATTATCAAAAAGGCTGGAATGAATTAAAAAAATCTGACAGATTACTTTTTCAGATTCAAAGTATTTTTATCTGGGTAGTATCTTTGGGAATACCAATTTTTCTTTTGATAGGGAGATATATAAAAAAAGATATTTCTTTAAGTTATATTTTAATTGTTTTAACTATAATGATTCCTTTTTACTGTTGGATGTACATAGCAAAGAATCATAAGGCAAGAGTAAAAAATATTATATTAGGAAGCGGTATATTGATGCTTATAGCTAATAATACTACAAACTGGTTTATAGAAAGAGAAATCAGAGAAAAAAATGATAAAAATATTCCTAAAATAAGTATGGCAAAGAAAAACCCAATTCAATGGGAAGTATATTCTGAAGATTTTGAAATAGAAGATGTGTGGAATATTGGAAAGCAAATAAAGAAATTTGATGAGAAAATGTTATTGAAAGATGAATTTGTTATTTTGGAAAATGATGAATTGGATATGGAAAAATTTAAAAATTACTTTATAGTAGATAAAAAAATATTTACTCGAGGAAATGATGATATAGTAAAGCTATTTTATCTGGAAAAATTGGAGGATATAAATGAAGATTTTGATAACAGGAGCAGCAGGGTTCATAGGTTCGCATTTAACAGAGGAATTATTGAAAACAGATAA
- a CDS encoding UDP glucuronic acid epimerase codes for MKTDNKIIAVDNFDEYYSLDIKCRNVLESIVKKEKINFITSLKTREEKIKHLVLNSSNENYKLYYCDIRNKNELEKIFEKERPEFIINLAGLAGVRPSLEKPLEYEEINVRGTMNILEICKKLGIKKFIQASSSSVYGNNKKAPFKETDIVDFAISPYAATKKSCEVIGHVYHKLYNIDMFQLRFFTVYGERQRPDLAIYKFTKMILEGEKIPFYGDGNTFRDYTYIKDIIHGIQKSIDYLKSNSNVYEIVNLGESHVVSLKEMVEVIENALGIKAKIDKLPMQMGDVEKTYADINKAKALIGYNPSTEFKDGIVKFIDWFKNLNKDQRRI; via the coding sequence TTGAAAACAGATAACAAAATAATAGCTGTAGATAATTTTGATGAATACTATTCTTTAGACATAAAATGCAGAAATGTATTGGAATCTATTGTTAAGAAAGAAAAAATAAATTTTATAACTAGTTTAAAAACAAGAGAAGAAAAAATAAAACACCTTGTATTAAATAGTTCAAATGAAAATTATAAACTTTACTATTGTGATATCAGAAATAAGAATGAACTGGAAAAAATATTTGAAAAAGAAAGACCTGAATTTATTATTAACTTAGCAGGTTTGGCAGGAGTAAGACCTTCTTTAGAAAAGCCTTTAGAGTATGAGGAGATTAATGTCAGGGGAACCATGAATATTCTTGAAATATGTAAAAAATTGGGAATAAAAAAATTCATACAGGCTTCATCATCATCTGTATATGGAAATAATAAAAAAGCTCCTTTTAAAGAAACAGATATTGTTGATTTTGCTATTTCTCCATATGCAGCAACTAAGAAGAGCTGTGAAGTAATAGGGCATGTATATCATAAATTATATAACATAGATATGTTTCAATTAAGGTTTTTCACTGTATATGGTGAAAGACAAAGACCAGATCTTGCAATTTATAAGTTCACTAAAATGATACTTGAAGGTGAAAAAATTCCTTTTTATGGAGATGGAAATACATTTAGAGATTATACATATATAAAAGATATTATACATGGAATACAAAAATCTATTGATTATTTAAAGAGTAATTCTAATGTTTATGAAATAGTAAATCTCGGAGAATCTCATGTTGTATCTTTAAAAGAAATGGTAGAGGTAATAGAAAATGCACTGGGAATAAAAGCAAAAATAGATAAACTTCCTATGCAGATGGGAGATGTTGAAAAAACATATGCAGATATAAATAAGGCAAAAGCATTAATAGGCTATAATCCATCAACAGAATTTAAAGATGGAATTGTAAAATTTATTGATTGGTTTAAAAATCTTAATAAAGATCAAAGGAGAATATAA
- the tuaD gene encoding UDP-glucose 6-dehydrogenase, with protein MNISVIGTGYVGLVQGVIMAEFGAKVICMDIDEHKIKTLKEGKVPIYEPGLQELLMKNIKGKRIEFTTDMKYAVKNSEVIFIAVGTPPALDGSADLHYVLDVAANIGKYIDEYKVIVDKSTVPVGTGKKVRDNIQKELDKRGENIEFDIVSNPEFLREGKAVGDCLRPDRIVIGYETERAKEIMKKVYDVLFINETPFMFTNIETAEMIKYASNAFLAVKISFINEIALLSEKVGSNSQEIARAMGMDGRISPKFLHCGPGYGGSCFPKDTKAIVDIANKYGEEMFVIKAAIEANEKQKRKMVDKIISKMNGVKGKIIGILGLSFKPDTDDMREAPSIDIIRGLVKNGAKIHAYCPEGIKEARWRLADIEKNIIYCADEYSVANDVDGIVLLTEWNQFRGMNMDNIKDRMKDNYYFDMRNVYTKDRKVREIFKYYPIGQN; from the coding sequence ATGAATATTTCAGTTATAGGAACAGGATATGTTGGACTTGTTCAAGGTGTAATAATGGCAGAATTTGGTGCTAAAGTAATATGTATGGATATAGATGAACATAAAATAAAAACATTAAAAGAAGGAAAAGTACCCATATATGAACCTGGACTTCAAGAACTTTTAATGAAAAATATAAAAGGGAAAAGAATCGAATTTACAACAGATATGAAATATGCTGTAAAAAATTCAGAAGTAATATTTATAGCTGTAGGAACACCTCCTGCTTTAGATGGTTCAGCTGATCTGCATTATGTACTGGATGTAGCAGCCAATATTGGAAAATATATAGATGAATATAAAGTTATTGTAGATAAGTCAACAGTTCCTGTAGGAACTGGAAAAAAAGTGAGAGATAATATTCAGAAAGAACTAGATAAAAGAGGAGAAAATATAGAATTTGATATAGTTTCAAATCCTGAATTTTTAAGGGAAGGAAAAGCTGTAGGAGATTGTTTAAGACCAGATAGAATAGTAATAGGTTATGAGACAGAGAGAGCAAAGGAAATAATGAAAAAGGTATATGATGTGCTTTTTATAAATGAAACTCCCTTTATGTTTACCAATATAGAAACTGCTGAAATGATAAAATATGCATCTAATGCTTTTCTTGCTGTAAAAATTTCTTTTATAAATGAAATAGCTCTTTTGTCAGAAAAAGTAGGGTCTAATTCTCAAGAAATAGCAAGAGCAATGGGAATGGATGGAAGAATATCACCAAAATTTTTACATTGTGGACCTGGATATGGAGGTTCATGTTTTCCAAAAGATACAAAAGCTATTGTGGATATAGCTAATAAATATGGAGAGGAGATGTTTGTGATAAAAGCTGCTATTGAAGCAAATGAAAAACAAAAAAGAAAGATGGTAGACAAAATAATCAGTAAAATGAATGGAGTAAAAGGGAAAATAATTGGAATATTAGGGCTTTCTTTTAAGCCTGATACAGATGATATGAGAGAAGCTCCAAGTATAGATATAATAAGAGGACTTGTAAAAAATGGAGCAAAAATACATGCTTACTGTCCAGAGGGAATAAAAGAAGCAAGATGGAGATTAGCAGATATAGAAAAAAATATAATATACTGTGCTGATGAATATTCAGTAGCTAATGATGTAGATGGTATTGTTTTACTGACTGAATGGAATCAATTTAGAGGAATGAATATGGACAACATTAAGGACAGGATGAAAGATAACTATTATTTTGATATGAGAAATGTTTATACAAAAGATAGAAAAGTAAGAGAGATTTTTAAATATTATCCTATAGGACAAAATTAA
- a CDS encoding putative transposase → MQKPTNNNIFFQLNQPKLFNFLQYEISDDDPVRKLSSILEGLDFSSLMQAFSYKTKVHPIRMFSIIVYAYSRNLTSTRDIEMACHENIKFRFLLQDSKIPDHSTISRFLVKTEDILPDLFEQFVEKIFEMENISTETIYIDGTKIEAYANKYTFVWKKSIEKYRTRLDEKILELISNFNDDFNLQYDNFLEIYSYLSNLNFQIVKGRGKRKSKEQKYLELCAEYLEKYQKYSNHFKNLNGRNSYSKTDIDATFMRMKDDHMRNGQLKPGYNLQIGVISEYISSYEIFSNPSDSKTLIPFLEKISSQNLEIKNIVADAGYESISNYEYLEKMDYTSYIKPIYFEKSKIRKFKNDLNRVENLIYNHSENKLFRKDGLELEFLYSNKNNTVQYFWNPETNKKIKYNARFRILSNKSKENVSSNYGKQLRMNRSIQVEGAFAVLKEDMKLRKLKVRSKKSVLREICLFCIAYNFNRYLSRNINNRLGTTLHSLKVA, encoded by the coding sequence ATGCAAAAACCAACTAATAATAACATTTTTTTTCAATTAAATCAACCCAAACTTTTTAATTTTTTACAATATGAAATTTCTGATGATGATCCTGTAAGAAAACTTAGCTCAATATTGGAGGGATTAGATTTTAGTAGTTTAATGCAAGCATTTTCTTACAAAACAAAGGTACATCCTATCAGAATGTTTTCTATCATTGTTTATGCCTATTCGCGCAATTTAACTTCTACTAGAGATATAGAAATGGCTTGCCATGAAAATATTAAATTTAGGTTTCTTTTACAAGATTCTAAAATTCCTGATCACTCTACTATTTCTAGATTCTTAGTAAAAACTGAAGATATTCTTCCAGATCTATTTGAACAATTCGTTGAAAAAATTTTTGAAATGGAAAATATTTCCACTGAAACAATATATATTGATGGCACTAAAATTGAAGCATATGCTAATAAATATACATTTGTTTGGAAAAAATCTATTGAGAAATATAGAACTAGATTAGATGAAAAAATTCTTGAATTAATTTCAAATTTTAATGATGATTTCAACTTACAATATGACAACTTCCTTGAAATATATTCATATCTTTCTAATTTGAATTTTCAAATAGTCAAAGGTAGAGGAAAGAGAAAATCTAAAGAGCAAAAGTATTTAGAATTATGCGCAGAATACTTAGAAAAGTATCAAAAATATTCTAATCATTTTAAAAATCTTAATGGTAGAAATAGCTATTCAAAAACTGATATAGATGCTACTTTTATGAGAATGAAAGATGACCATATGAGAAATGGTCAATTAAAACCTGGATATAATCTACAAATAGGAGTGATTAGTGAATATATTTCTTCATATGAAATTTTTTCTAACCCTTCTGATTCTAAAACTTTGATTCCATTTTTAGAGAAAATTTCATCTCAAAATTTAGAAATTAAAAATATTGTAGCTGATGCAGGATATGAAAGTATTTCAAATTATGAATATTTGGAAAAAATGGACTATACTTCATACATAAAACCAATATATTTTGAAAAATCTAAAATCAGAAAGTTTAAAAATGATTTAAACAGAGTAGAAAATTTAATATATAATCATTCTGAAAATAAGCTATTTAGAAAAGATGGATTAGAATTAGAATTTCTATACTCTAACAAAAATAATACAGTTCAATATTTTTGGAATCCTGAAACTAACAAAAAAATTAAGTACAATGCGAGATTTAGAATTTTATCAAATAAATCAAAAGAGAATGTATCAAGCAATTATGGAAAACAATTAAGAATGAACAGAAGTATTCAAGTAGAAGGTGCTTTTGCAGTTTTGAAAGAAGATATGAAATTGCGAAAATTAAAAGTTCGAAGTAAAAAAAGTGTTTTAAGAGAAATATGTTTGTTTTGTATCGCTTACAACTTCAACAGATATCTAAGCAGAAATATAAATAATCGCTTAGGAACAACACTTCACTCATTAAAAGTAGCTTAG
- a CDS encoding putative acetyltransferase, which produces MDIYKSTIDDKENFIKLRVSLFKELEEIDENTEIEELIKETGNYYISHIDKDLFCWFAKIDDNIIAVASMCIFCRIPYFQNPVGLEGYILNVYTLPKYRKKGAASSLINEIITFSKKSSLKKLWLNSSEAGKDIYKSFGFKENNNEMELFL; this is translated from the coding sequence ATGGATATATATAAAAGTACTATAGATGATAAAGAAAATTTTATCAAATTAAGAGTTTCTTTATTTAAAGAACTTGAAGAAATAGATGAAAATACAGAAATAGAAGAATTAATAAAAGAAACTGGAAACTATTATATATCTCATATAGATAAAGATTTATTTTGCTGGTTTGCTAAAATAGATGATAATATAATAGCTGTTGCTTCTATGTGTATATTTTGCAGAATACCTTATTTTCAAAATCCTGTTGGATTGGAAGGTTATATATTAAATGTATACACCCTTCCTAAATATAGAAAAAAAGGAGCTGCTTCAAGTCTTATTAATGAAATTATTACTTTTTCAAAAAAATCATCTTTAAAAAAATTATGGCTTAATTCCAGTGAAGCTGGAAAAGATATCTATAAATCTTTTGGATTTAAAGAAAATAACAATGAAATGGAATTGTTTCTTTAA